A single Limanda limanda chromosome 19, fLimLim1.1, whole genome shotgun sequence DNA region contains:
- the grinaa gene encoding glutamate receptor, ionotropic, N-methyl D-aspartate-associated protein 1a (glutamate binding), which translates to MSKDKSGYPGMGETNPLHNNVYGPPQPGFGMPPPNYTQAPGGPYPPAAGYGQPGFAQAGPGFAPGPYPQMPYPQMPYPQGPYPEGPYQQGAPQPGFPGDPNVPAGSPGYHGDVPPSYYDNEEFTNSGFEDKTIRQAFIRKVFMVLTVQLSVTFSFVAVFTFVDEAKTFVRQNPWTYYVSYAIFFVSLIVLSCCGEFRRKHPWNLIALSILTLSLSYMVGMIASFYDTETVIMAVGITAVVCFTVVLFSLQSKYDFTSCRGVLFVCLIVLLLFSILCIFIRHRILHIVYSSLGALLFTCFLAVDTQLLLGNKKMALSPEEYIFAALNLYTDIINIFLYILAIVGRSRE; encoded by the exons ATGTCCAAGGACAAGAGTGGATACCCTGGTATGGGTGAGACCAACCCTCTTCATAACAATGTGTACGGACCCCCTCAGCCAGGTTTCGGCATGCCCCCTCCCAACTACACCCAGGCCCCAGGGGGACCTTACCCACCAGCAGCTGGCTACGGGCAGCCAGGCTTCGCTCAGGCAGGCCCAGGTTTTGCCCCAGGTCCTTACCCTCAGATGCCTTATCCTCAGATGCCCTACCCACAGGGACCCTACCCTGAGGGGCCTTACCAGCAAGGAGCCCCACAGCCAGGCTTTCCCGGCGACCCCAATG TACCTGCTGGCAGCCCTGGTTACCATGGAGATGTTCCTCCATCTTACTACGACAACGAGGAGTTCACCAACTCTGGCTTTGAAGATAAGACCATCCGACAGGCCTTCATCAGAAAG GTCTTCATGGTTCTCACGGTGCAGCTGTCagtcactttttcttttgttgccgTGTTCACCTTTGTCGATGAAGCCAAGACCTTTGTGCGACAGAATCCGTGGACATACTATGTGTCCTATGCAATCTTCTTTGTGTCATTAATCGTCCTCAGTTGCTGTGGAGAGTTCCGCCGCAAGCACCCCTGGAACTTGATTGCACTG TCCATCCTGACCCTGAGCCTCTCCTACATGGTGGGTATGATCGCCAGCTTCTACGACACAGAGACTGTCATCATGGCTGTGGGCATCACTGCAGTGGTCTGCTTTACTGTGGTCCTGTTCTCTCTACAG AGCAAGTatgacttcacttcctgtcggggtgtgctgtttgtgtgcctgatcgtgctgctgctcttctccatcctctgcATCTTCATCCGCCACAGGATCCTGCACATTGTCTATTCCTCACTGGGGGCTCTGCTCTTCACCTGC tTTTTGGCTGTTGACACTCAGCTTCTCCTGGGCAACAAGAAGATGGCCCTGAGTCCAGAGGAGTACATCTTTGCTGCCCTCAACCTCTACACTGACATCATCAACATCTTCCTCTACATCCTGGCTATAGTGGGACGCTCCCGTGAATGA